One stretch of Bremerella cremea DNA includes these proteins:
- a CDS encoding BON domain-containing protein has translation MRKNWIAGICVALLGSLSWGAGNIAAQTIQQPSSSFGTNSNSNLGGSITPGSNMFSSPLPTPTFGNGSISSGSSSASGNFGGSSGGSGSAGVSNGGTSMMSQNALNPFGGGGGTTGSIGGMTNGLGSRSTSRSSFGQFGGFNSMFGNQAFQNGFGQNDKARLPTRLAIKFKHPSIPISVVNGDISRRVSKVAKFPNVTVIVEGRVATVTGSVASEDDFELVDRFVSLEPGVSEVDNQVVVLEPSQEQ, from the coding sequence ATGCGCAAGAACTGGATTGCCGGGATCTGTGTCGCCCTACTTGGTTCCCTTAGCTGGGGTGCTGGGAATATCGCTGCGCAAACGATTCAGCAGCCAAGCAGTAGTTTTGGGACGAATTCCAATAGCAACCTGGGCGGATCGATCACTCCTGGGTCGAACATGTTCTCGTCCCCGTTGCCTACCCCAACATTCGGCAACGGCTCCATCTCTAGTGGTTCAAGCTCGGCGAGTGGAAACTTTGGTGGATCCTCTGGAGGTTCGGGATCTGCGGGGGTCTCCAACGGTGGGACATCGATGATGTCTCAAAACGCACTCAATCCGTTTGGAGGAGGTGGAGGTACTACGGGATCCATCGGCGGCATGACAAACGGGCTTGGTAGCCGCAGCACGTCGCGAAGCAGCTTCGGCCAGTTTGGTGGCTTCAACAGTATGTTTGGGAATCAGGCTTTCCAAAATGGCTTTGGGCAAAACGATAAGGCTCGTTTGCCCACGCGATTAGCCATTAAGTTTAAGCACCCCTCGATTCCGATCTCTGTCGTCAACGGCGACATCAGCCGACGCGTTAGCAAGGTTGCCAAGTTCCCTAACGTGACCGTGATTGTGGAAGGCCGTGTGGCCACGGTGACGGGGTCTGTGGCATCTGAAGATGATTTTGAACTCGTTGACCGGTTTGTGTCACTTGAGCCTGGTGTGTCTGAGGTTGATAACCAGGTTGTTGTCCTGGAACCGAGCCAGGAGCAATAG